The DNA region ATTGCCCTTTTTCATCACCTCCGCCCACTCCCGGGCCAGGAAGATCGGGTTCCGGTAGGTCCGAATCGGCTTTATCCTCCCCATCCGCCGGCGGGCCGCCTCGAAGATGTAGTCAAAAACAATCCCAGATGAGAGTTAGTTCCGCCATCGGACTGGGGAGCTCACCTTTTCTGGGGAGGCGGTTTTCCGCCTCCCTTTTTTGCCTAAACCCAGTTTAGATAAGCCTGGGAACCTAAGATTTTGCCGCTCGGGGCACCCTTTTAAGCCACGTAGGATAACCCTGGTGGGGCCAGGGTATTGACTGCCTTGCGAAGGAAGGAATACAATCAGTTCCGACCACATAGTTCGTTGGGATACAGATATTACCGAGGGAGGTCTTGAGATGAAGATATTGGCGATGAGCTTGGTCACGCTTGCCGGTTTAAGCGGTAGTCTGGTTTCCCGGGCGGCTGATTTCGACGGGGACTCACGTGACGACGTGGCGGTCTTCCGGCCTTCGACGGGTTTGTGGGCCGTCAGGGGTGTAACCCGTGCCTACTTCGGCGGGACAGGGGACGAAGCCCGGCCCGGAGACTTCAACGGCGACGGGATCGCCGACATCGCCATTTACCGGGGGACCACCGGCCTCTGGGCGGTACGGGGGGTGACTCGAACCTACTTCGGGTCCTCATCCGATACTGCGATTCAAGGTGGCGGCGGCCAGCGGACCTACGACTACGTGGTCAAGCCCAACGACGGGGACGACCTCAAGGCGGCCCTGGAGAGCGAGACTTACAACAGCGTCTACATCCCCGCCGGGTATTACTCCGTCGGCTCCGATATTACCGTGGATAACGTCCAGATGATCTCGGGCGCGGGCACGCCGCTGATCGGAAATTCAACCGGGACGACAATCAACCTGGGAACAAATTGCAACCTCATCCTGACTACCTCCGGCGGGGTAACCGTGGAAAACCTGATGGTCCAAAACGGTGGCGGAACATACGGCCAGATCTACGTCACTACTAACGCCGATTATTCCCGCCTGATCAACGTCCACGCCGTCGGCAGCGACCACTACGCTTTCAACGCGGCGGCGGGCGCCGACTATGTCACCCTCATCAGCTGCATGGCGTTTACGTCCGACTCCTACGGCTTTTATGGGTTCGTCGACCACTGCGCCATGACCAACTGCCGGACAAAAAACTGTGATGCAACGGCGTTCTATAACTGCGACAACCTCTCGGGGTGCATCGCGGACGGAGGGGAATCTTCAATCAACGGATTCTACTCCTGCGAGAGGCTGTCCTCCTGCCTGGCTACCGGCTGTACCAATCACGGATTCACCACTTGCGATATGCTCAGCGCCTGCGAAGGGGAAAACAACTCCAACTACGGGTTCTACAACTGCAGCCGACTCAGCGCCTGCAAGGCCATGAGCAACGATACCTATGGCTTCGGAAGCTGCAACTACCTCAGCGCCTGCTACGCGTTCGACAACGGGACCGATAACTGGTACAACTGCAACTACATCGCTGCCTCCAACAACTGATGTGACGGAGTCGGCGGGTCTCGGTAAGTCCCATTTCAGGAAGACTGTGGATCTGCCGGTTTCCAGTTAATCTCAGTCAACGAAAACCAAGGAAGGGCGGCCCTCCGATTTCGGGGGGCCGCCCTTTCTATTTTATCTGAGATGAGGAGAGCAATTTCCGCAAGCTTCTCTCCGTGATCCGGTGGGGAGTGTAAAGCGCTCCCATCTGGACCACGGATTTCCGGATCTCAGGAGGGAGCTTCCACCGCCGGAGGTGCTGCTGATTCGAGCGGGGACGGCATTGAGAACATTCGCCGACTCGGT from bacterium includes:
- a CDS encoding VCBS repeat-containing protein; protein product: MKILAMSLVTLAGLSGSLVSRAADFDGDSRDDVAVFRPSTGLWAVRGVTRAYFGGTGDEARPGDFNGDGIADIAIYRGTTGLWAVRGVTRTYFGSSSDTAIQGGGGQRTYDYVVKPNDGDDLKAALESETYNSVYIPAGYYSVGSDITVDNVQMISGAGTPLIGNSTGTTINLGTNCNLILTTSGGVTVENLMVQNGGGTYGQIYVTTNADYSRLINVHAVGSDHYAFNAAAGADYVTLISCMAFTSDSYGFYGFVDHCAMTNCRTKNCDATAFYNCDNLSGCIADGGESSINGFYSCERLSSCLATGCTNHGFTTCDMLSACEGENNSNYGFYNCSRLSACKAMSNDTYGFGSCNYLSACYAFDNGTDNWYNCNYIAASNN